The following proteins are encoded in a genomic region of Cryptomeria japonica chromosome 11, Sugi_1.0, whole genome shotgun sequence:
- the LOC131066087 gene encoding CST complex subunit STN1 isoform X2: MWELGLDPMRLSHVKLLAFDLHALQNPSSWGGPDTFWRKGRPVRNVEMMGVVVSRERKDKFLKFEVDDGTACVPCILWLNHLTSRYYSRVQKPHLDCVAAMALEQDEEVQLGRLVRLQGRVAVYNKQLQITVESVLVERDPNAEIHHWMDCIRLAVRCYNLPASFPPKHNAL, encoded by the exons ATGTGGGAATTGGGCTTAGACCCTATGCGCCTCTCCCATGTGAAGCTTTTGGCATTTGATCTCCATGCCCTGCAAAATCCTTCTTCATGGGGAGGCCCAGACACCTTCTGGAGAAAGGGGAGGCCTGTTAGAAATGTAGAGATGATGGGTGTGGTTGTTAGCAGGGAAAGAAAAGATAAGTTTCTTAAGTTTGAGGTAGATGATGGCACTGCTTGTGTTCCATGCATTCTCTGGCTCAACCATCTCACTTCCAGATATTATTCAAGGGTTCAGAAGCCTCATCTGGATTGTGTTGCCGCAATGGCTCTTGAACAAGACGAGGAGGTGCAGTTGGGTCGATTGGTGAGGTTGCAGGGCAGGGTTGCTGTTTACAACAAGCAATTGCAG ATAACAGTGGAATCTGTACTGGTTGAGAGAGATCCCAATGCTGAGATTCATCACTGGATGGATTGCATTCGTCTTGCAGTGCGGTGTTACAACTTACCCGCTTCTTTTCCTCCTAAGCACAATGCTTTATGA
- the LOC131066087 gene encoding CST complex subunit STN1 isoform X14, protein MWELGLDPMRLSHVKLLAFDLHALQNPSSWGGPDTFWRKGRPVRNVEMMGVVVSRERKDKFLKFEVDDGTACVPCILWLNHLTSRYYSRVQKPHLDCVAAMALEQDEEVQLGRLVRLQGRVAVYNKQLQ, encoded by the coding sequence ATGTGGGAATTGGGCTTAGACCCTATGCGCCTCTCCCATGTGAAGCTTTTGGCATTTGATCTCCATGCCCTGCAAAATCCTTCTTCATGGGGAGGCCCAGACACCTTCTGGAGAAAGGGGAGGCCTGTTAGAAATGTAGAGATGATGGGTGTGGTTGTTAGCAGGGAAAGAAAAGATAAGTTTCTTAAGTTTGAGGTAGATGATGGCACTGCTTGTGTTCCATGCATTCTCTGGCTCAACCATCTCACTTCCAGATATTATTCAAGGGTTCAGAAGCCTCATCTGGATTGTGTTGCCGCAATGGCTCTTGAACAAGACGAGGAGGTGCAGTTGGGTCGATTGGTGAGGTTGCAGGGCAGGGTTGCTGTTTACAACAAGCAATTGCAG
- the LOC131066087 gene encoding CST complex subunit STN1 isoform X13, whose amino-acid sequence MWELGLDPMRLSHVKLLAFDLHALQNPSSWGGPDTFWRKGRPVRNVEMMGVVVSRERKDKFLKFEVDDGTACVPCILWLNHLTSRYYSRVQKPHLDCVAAMALEQDEEVQLGRLVRLQGRVAVYNKQLQH is encoded by the coding sequence ATGTGGGAATTGGGCTTAGACCCTATGCGCCTCTCCCATGTGAAGCTTTTGGCATTTGATCTCCATGCCCTGCAAAATCCTTCTTCATGGGGAGGCCCAGACACCTTCTGGAGAAAGGGGAGGCCTGTTAGAAATGTAGAGATGATGGGTGTGGTTGTTAGCAGGGAAAGAAAAGATAAGTTTCTTAAGTTTGAGGTAGATGATGGCACTGCTTGTGTTCCATGCATTCTCTGGCTCAACCATCTCACTTCCAGATATTATTCAAGGGTTCAGAAGCCTCATCTGGATTGTGTTGCCGCAATGGCTCTTGAACAAGACGAGGAGGTGCAGTTGGGTCGATTGGTGAGGTTGCAGGGCAGGGTTGCTGTTTACAACAAGCAATTGCAG
- the LOC131066087 gene encoding CST complex subunit STN1 isoform X10, producing MWELGLDPMRLSHVKLLAFDLHALQNPSSWGGPDTFWRKGRPVRNVEMMGVVVSRERKDKFLKFEVDDGTACVPCILWLNHLTSRYYSRVQKPHLDCVAAMALEQDEEVQLGRLVRLQGRVAVYNKQLQVYVE from the coding sequence ATGTGGGAATTGGGCTTAGACCCTATGCGCCTCTCCCATGTGAAGCTTTTGGCATTTGATCTCCATGCCCTGCAAAATCCTTCTTCATGGGGAGGCCCAGACACCTTCTGGAGAAAGGGGAGGCCTGTTAGAAATGTAGAGATGATGGGTGTGGTTGTTAGCAGGGAAAGAAAAGATAAGTTTCTTAAGTTTGAGGTAGATGATGGCACTGCTTGTGTTCCATGCATTCTCTGGCTCAACCATCTCACTTCCAGATATTATTCAAGGGTTCAGAAGCCTCATCTGGATTGTGTTGCCGCAATGGCTCTTGAACAAGACGAGGAGGTGCAGTTGGGTCGATTGGTGAGGTTGCAGGGCAGGGTTGCTGTTTACAACAAGCAATTGCAG
- the LOC131066087 gene encoding CST complex subunit STN1 isoform X11 produces MWELGLDPMRLSHVKLLAFDLHALQNPSSWGGPDTFWRKGRPVRNVEMMGVVVSRERKDKFLKFEVDDGTACVPCILWLNHLTSRYYSRVQKPHLDCVAAMALEQDEEVQLGRLVRLQGRVAVYNKQLQLV; encoded by the coding sequence ATGTGGGAATTGGGCTTAGACCCTATGCGCCTCTCCCATGTGAAGCTTTTGGCATTTGATCTCCATGCCCTGCAAAATCCTTCTTCATGGGGAGGCCCAGACACCTTCTGGAGAAAGGGGAGGCCTGTTAGAAATGTAGAGATGATGGGTGTGGTTGTTAGCAGGGAAAGAAAAGATAAGTTTCTTAAGTTTGAGGTAGATGATGGCACTGCTTGTGTTCCATGCATTCTCTGGCTCAACCATCTCACTTCCAGATATTATTCAAGGGTTCAGAAGCCTCATCTGGATTGTGTTGCCGCAATGGCTCTTGAACAAGACGAGGAGGTGCAGTTGGGTCGATTGGTGAGGTTGCAGGGCAGGGTTGCTGTTTACAACAAGCAATTGCAG
- the LOC131066087 gene encoding CST complex subunit STN1 isoform X12, translated as MWELGLDPMRLSHVKLLAFDLHALQNPSSWGGPDTFWRKGRPVRNVEMMGVVVSRERKDKFLKFEVDDGTACVPCILWLNHLTSRYYSRVQKPHLDCVAAMALEQDEEVQLGRLVRLQGRVAVYNKQLQLR; from the coding sequence ATGTGGGAATTGGGCTTAGACCCTATGCGCCTCTCCCATGTGAAGCTTTTGGCATTTGATCTCCATGCCCTGCAAAATCCTTCTTCATGGGGAGGCCCAGACACCTTCTGGAGAAAGGGGAGGCCTGTTAGAAATGTAGAGATGATGGGTGTGGTTGTTAGCAGGGAAAGAAAAGATAAGTTTCTTAAGTTTGAGGTAGATGATGGCACTGCTTGTGTTCCATGCATTCTCTGGCTCAACCATCTCACTTCCAGATATTATTCAAGGGTTCAGAAGCCTCATCTGGATTGTGTTGCCGCAATGGCTCTTGAACAAGACGAGGAGGTGCAGTTGGGTCGATTGGTGAGGTTGCAGGGCAGGGTTGCTGTTTACAACAAGCAATTGCAG
- the LOC131066087 gene encoding CST complex subunit STN1 isoform X9, whose protein sequence is MWELGLDPMRLSHVKLLAFDLHALQNPSSWGGPDTFWRKGRPVRNVEMMGVVVSRERKDKFLKFEVDDGTACVPCILWLNHLTSRYYSRVQKPHLDCVAAMALEQDEEVQLGRLVRLQGRVAVYNKQLQVMKEAR, encoded by the coding sequence ATGTGGGAATTGGGCTTAGACCCTATGCGCCTCTCCCATGTGAAGCTTTTGGCATTTGATCTCCATGCCCTGCAAAATCCTTCTTCATGGGGAGGCCCAGACACCTTCTGGAGAAAGGGGAGGCCTGTTAGAAATGTAGAGATGATGGGTGTGGTTGTTAGCAGGGAAAGAAAAGATAAGTTTCTTAAGTTTGAGGTAGATGATGGCACTGCTTGTGTTCCATGCATTCTCTGGCTCAACCATCTCACTTCCAGATATTATTCAAGGGTTCAGAAGCCTCATCTGGATTGTGTTGCCGCAATGGCTCTTGAACAAGACGAGGAGGTGCAGTTGGGTCGATTGGTGAGGTTGCAGGGCAGGGTTGCTGTTTACAACAAGCAATTGCAG
- the LOC131066087 gene encoding CST complex subunit STN1 isoform X7: MWELGLDPMRLSHVKLLAFDLHALQNPSSWGGPDTFWRKGRPVRNVEMMGVVVSRERKDKFLKFEVDDGTACVPCILWLNHLTSRYYSRVQKPHLDCVAAMALEQDEEVQLGRLVRLQGRVAVYNKQLQGHIQFQPDGDRVL, encoded by the coding sequence ATGTGGGAATTGGGCTTAGACCCTATGCGCCTCTCCCATGTGAAGCTTTTGGCATTTGATCTCCATGCCCTGCAAAATCCTTCTTCATGGGGAGGCCCAGACACCTTCTGGAGAAAGGGGAGGCCTGTTAGAAATGTAGAGATGATGGGTGTGGTTGTTAGCAGGGAAAGAAAAGATAAGTTTCTTAAGTTTGAGGTAGATGATGGCACTGCTTGTGTTCCATGCATTCTCTGGCTCAACCATCTCACTTCCAGATATTATTCAAGGGTTCAGAAGCCTCATCTGGATTGTGTTGCCGCAATGGCTCTTGAACAAGACGAGGAGGTGCAGTTGGGTCGATTGGTGAGGTTGCAGGGCAGGGTTGCTGTTTACAACAAGCAATTGCAG
- the LOC131066087 gene encoding CST complex subunit STN1 isoform X8: MWELGLDPMRLSHVKLLAFDLHALQNPSSWGGPDTFWRKGRPVRNVEMMGVVVSRERKDKFLKFEVDDGTACVPCILWLNHLTSRYYSRVQKPHLDCVAAMALEQDEEVQLGRLVRLQGRVAVYNKQLQVRPQKGNLVP, translated from the coding sequence ATGTGGGAATTGGGCTTAGACCCTATGCGCCTCTCCCATGTGAAGCTTTTGGCATTTGATCTCCATGCCCTGCAAAATCCTTCTTCATGGGGAGGCCCAGACACCTTCTGGAGAAAGGGGAGGCCTGTTAGAAATGTAGAGATGATGGGTGTGGTTGTTAGCAGGGAAAGAAAAGATAAGTTTCTTAAGTTTGAGGTAGATGATGGCACTGCTTGTGTTCCATGCATTCTCTGGCTCAACCATCTCACTTCCAGATATTATTCAAGGGTTCAGAAGCCTCATCTGGATTGTGTTGCCGCAATGGCTCTTGAACAAGACGAGGAGGTGCAGTTGGGTCGATTGGTGAGGTTGCAGGGCAGGGTTGCTGTTTACAACAAGCAATTGCAG